The nucleotide window GTCCATGACATTTCTCacattggaccaagtgataccCAAACTAGTCACATATGACTTGCTCACCACTTGTTTCCAGTGTTCATGGTCTGCTGCAAAGTCTTGCGGAGCTGGTTTCCCATATATACCCATTTGGGAGCTATTTAACCAGTAAGGAGGTGTTTGCAATCGACGAGGCCAAGCCTCGGGCCATTGGGTTCCTCTCTCAGCCTCATCAACAGGCACTCGATGCATGCATGACTGCAGAGGCACATGCCTGGAAATGGTCCGTCAAAGAAATAAATCAAACCAAGTGATTATAACAATAACATATATAACATGTCAAAACCAAGTCATTATTAGTTGTTACAGACATTGGAATCATACCAGGCAGCATTtggatcatcatcatttttgcaCATTGGTGGACGTTTCTGCTTTCTTTGGTCATAGCAATTATTTGAGCTCGGTTTGCGATAGATTGCAGCACTAATTGAATTAAGTTTATCCTTCTTGATGGTTACAAGCTCCCAACACATGGAGTTCGTAAGTGAAGACATTTCTAGATAAATGAATAACATGTCAGCGTAAGGTAGATCCTTAACTGCCTATAGATAAAGAAAATTTGATCAGTATTCCTACCTTTCCAGATTTCCACATCTTCTTTGAGCTTCTGGTACACCGGAGTAGCCGACCAGACGAAATAACCTCCTGGCCTTAGAACTCGGTTCAACTCCAAAAGAAGCATGCCACCTACACCAAAGTTTGATATTCTTAGCAAACCATTTAATCCCAAACCACGAGCAACAAGGTAAAAACATGGTCAGACTTGTGAAGATTAATTGCAATTGCAAGTACTGATCAGAACCTTCTGCATGCCAAGGCACTCTGCAGCGTGCACAATGCACAAGATCAAAGACCCTGCTTGGGAAAGGAAGCCGCTGGGAACCCATGACAGCAGATATTGCAGGTATTCCCCTTTCCAGGGCAAACTGAACTTGAGCCTCGTGTTCATCTTTGGGTGCAAAAGACATGGTAAGAACATCTCTTTCGAAAAGATAACCGCCAAAGCTAGCAACCCCGCAGCCAACATCCAAAATCACTCGAGTGTGCTTCCCCCATGCAATGTTAGGTATCGACTGCAGCAGCCACACCAAATGAAGACCGAGACTGAGGCATGGACACAtaacaaagaaggaaaaagcgACAAATCAAGAAGTCGAGTGAAAACAAGCACAATTCAAGcgatcatgatcatatatggTTTATAATACTTGATACTCAGTTGACATGATCCGTTGGATCATGATGATCAGCTAGCTTAGCTACCTGTTGAAGAAAATCAATGTAGTGTAGCGCGCCGTGTATGAATTGGGTCCCTCCACCAGGGAATGTCAAGAACTCACCCGTCACCTTCACCCAGTTTTGGTGTCCCTTCACCTCTGCGAGCTTCGCATGCGGCACATTGTGATACCATATCTGCCGGATTGCAATGTGAAACTGAGTCACTTATAAccaaccaaaataaaaggatatgACTCTtaattccttttttgttttcttttttgtcgaCTCTTAACCATCCTCCATCACTTTTATTGAtagtttttttatcaaaaaaataatatttactataACTATCTAAGCGTcgtgtattttaaaaaaataataataaatatgaaatctatttaaaaaaattaattttttttaataattacgtAGTAGTTACACAatccataattatatataaatttttttttttttttttttatcttctcattttgtatatgttttctatattatatttgattgtAGAAAGTCCATTGTCGGGATCTTAGATGCTCTTTACTTGTATTTGATCACTTTTGGAATCTATAAAATCTTActtaaaaatgggaaaaaaagatGGAACACCTAAAAAAGCACGTACCTTGTCTCTGCTTTTGGGCCACATGATGGGCGTTTTGTACCCCTCTGGTGGTGGGACCAGACACATAGGTCCCTCCTCAGGGCAATGCCTTTCTCGGTGCTCGAAGTGTTTGGTCGTGCGTAATTTTTTCAATGCTTTCTCGTTGTCCAAACAAGGTATGTAATCAGTCCCAGCCGTGACGTTACATAGATGCCACGTGTACCCGTAGATGCTCCCAATGACGTTAGATTCGTCCTTGCGTCTTTCTTTTTCGTTCTCAGATTGAGCTGCTTGAGTCGACCACGACTTCTTTGACTCCTTCGACTCTTTTGGAATCCCTGTGTTCCCCCCACCTGGAAATGCCTCACCTGCATTTAAATCTACGGACTTACTTTCTGTCTTCTCCTCTTTGGCTTCTTGGATGGAGCTGTTCTCTTCTTGTTGTTGGACTTCTTGAGTTTCacctttgttttgttctgatTCTTGATTCTCGTCTACTTCGTGGGATTCTTTGGGTACCTCATTAGTCTCATCTTGAAATTCTTGCTGTGTTCGTTGTTTCTGTGGAACGTCgtggttttcttcttctttttcagtgtcttctttctgtttttcttgtatttgaCCTTCATCGTTCTTAGATTCTTGGGAGCTTTCATCTTCACTTTGCTGCTGTTGTAGACGTTGTTCTTGATCTCCACTTGGTATTTGATTCTGAGAC belongs to Juglans regia cultivar Chandler chromosome 8, Walnut 2.0, whole genome shotgun sequence and includes:
- the LOC109008651 gene encoding probable methyltransferase PMT27, whose product is MALGKSRNSKRSSSSSSSSYGSTITMVVFLGLCVLAIWMLTSNSVTPPQNASDIATSTSTPEDESTTRSDVKKDSSAFEDNPGDLPDDAIKSDDHREESKDDKSKSQPEDQKLDSLPGDSKDPNVVNYAVDGVNEAQENSQDLQGKEKESSKAQEKQKENEKQISEESSFTENQLEAVESQKMGNEESDQGNQKVDESTNTNTQSQQSEHQRPNEDQQQQQSFESQENKNPSESQNQIPSGDQEQRLQQQQSEDESSQESKNDEGQIQEKQKEDTEKEEENHDVPQKQRTQQEFQDETNEVPKESHEVDENQESEQNKGETQEVQQQEENSSIQEAKEEKTESKSVDLNAGEAFPGGGNTGIPKESKESKKSWSTQAAQSENEKERRKDESNVIGSIYGYTWHLCNVTAGTDYIPCLDNEKALKKLRTTKHFEHRERHCPEEGPMCLVPPPEGYKTPIMWPKSRDKIWYHNVPHAKLAEVKGHQNWVKVTGEFLTFPGGGTQFIHGALHYIDFLQQSIPNIAWGKHTRVILDVGCGVASFGGYLFERDVLTMSFAPKDEHEAQVQFALERGIPAISAVMGSQRLPFPSRVFDLVHCARCRVPWHAEGGMLLLELNRVLRPGGYFVWSATPVYQKLKEDVEIWKEMSSLTNSMCWELVTIKKDKLNSISAAIYRKPSSNNCYDQRKQKRPPMCKNDDDPNAAWHVPLQSCMHRVPVDEAERGTQWPEAWPRRLQTPPYWLNSSQMGIYGKPAPQDFAADHEHWKQVVSKSYVTSLGITWSNVRNVMDMRAVYGGFAAALKDLRVWVLNVVNIDSPDTLPIIYERGLFGIYHDWCESFSTYPRTYDLLHADHLFSKLKKRCKLAPVMVEVDRIVRPGGKLIVRDESNTIGEVENLLKSLHWEVHLTFSKNQEGMLSAQKGNWRPDTYVEPS